In a genomic window of Mycolicibacterium neoaurum VKM Ac-1815D:
- a CDS encoding acyltransferase family protein: MRVTADAGPRAPQRVAALTGLRAPAALLIVATHAAFGTGQLPHGYLGALYARLEVGVPVFFALSGYLLFRPWLVATRTGGPAPSVTRYARHRVRRIAPAYLVTVLIAYALYAFRDAGPNPGHTWAGLLHHLTLTQIYPPVAVLHQGLTQMWSLAVEVAFYAVLPLLAGLLLTVLCRRAWRPGLLLMGLTLLAAVTPVWLWVQHATDLLPPSANIWLPAHLIHFVGGMALAVLHVAGVRCRGVFLLPLAPAALLVVALPIAGSVTLAPVQPGEAIVRSTLYAVVAVGLLAPLVLDPDGMFARLLGSRPVVWLGEISYEIFLVHVILMEIAMSSVLRWPVFTGSMVGLFLTTLALSIPVAWLLHRWTRVRPDTAPGPAPAPSVQPV; encoded by the coding sequence ATGCGTGTGACAGCCGATGCGGGGCCGCGGGCGCCGCAACGGGTGGCCGCCCTGACCGGTCTGCGAGCGCCGGCCGCCCTGCTCATCGTCGCCACACATGCCGCGTTCGGAACCGGCCAACTGCCGCACGGGTACCTGGGCGCGCTGTATGCCCGGCTCGAGGTCGGGGTGCCGGTCTTCTTCGCACTGTCGGGATACCTGTTGTTCCGGCCATGGCTGGTGGCGACTCGCACCGGCGGCCCGGCACCGTCGGTGACCCGCTACGCCCGCCACCGGGTTCGCCGCATCGCACCGGCATATCTGGTGACGGTGCTGATCGCATACGCGCTCTACGCATTTCGGGACGCGGGCCCCAACCCGGGGCACACCTGGGCCGGCCTGCTGCACCATCTGACGCTGACCCAGATCTATCCGCCCGTGGCGGTGCTACACCAGGGCCTCACCCAGATGTGGAGCCTGGCGGTGGAGGTGGCGTTCTATGCGGTTCTGCCGCTGTTGGCCGGTCTGCTGCTGACCGTGCTGTGCCGGCGGGCCTGGCGACCGGGCCTGCTGCTGATGGGGCTGACCCTGTTGGCTGCGGTGACGCCGGTATGGCTGTGGGTGCAGCACGCTACGGACCTGTTGCCGCCATCGGCCAATATCTGGTTGCCCGCACACCTGATCCACTTCGTCGGCGGTATGGCGCTGGCGGTACTGCACGTCGCCGGCGTGCGCTGTCGCGGTGTGTTCCTACTGCCCCTGGCACCGGCGGCGCTACTGGTCGTGGCGCTCCCGATCGCCGGGTCGGTGACCCTTGCCCCGGTCCAGCCGGGTGAGGCGATCGTGCGGTCGACGCTGTATGCCGTCGTCGCGGTGGGCCTGCTGGCGCCGCTGGTGCTCGACCCGGACGGCATGTTCGCCAGGCTGCTCGGCAGCCGCCCGGTGGTGTGGCTCGGTGAGATCTCCTACGAGATCTTCCTCGTCCACGTCATCCTGATGGAGATCGCGATGTCTTCGGTGCTGCGGTGGCCGGTGTTCACCGGCTCGATGGTGGGCCTGTTCCTCACCACACTGGCGTTGTCGATACCGGTTGCGTGGCTGCTGCACCGCTGGACTCGTGTGCGGCCAGATACCGCCCCCGGTCCGGCACCCGCACCGTCGGTTCAGCCCGTCTGA
- a CDS encoding DUF1622 domain-containing protein yields MSFYEIIEIVGKTIDGIGVAVIAIGALIATAATIRRMAGKTGDAYRFFRQRLGRSILLGLELLVAADIIRTVAVTPTWESVAVLAGIVLIRTFLSWSLELEISGRWPWQQRGETPTQTG; encoded by the coding sequence ATGAGCTTCTACGAGATCATCGAAATCGTCGGCAAGACGATCGACGGTATCGGGGTGGCGGTCATCGCGATCGGCGCGCTGATCGCCACCGCTGCCACCATTCGGCGGATGGCGGGCAAGACCGGAGACGCGTACCGTTTTTTCCGCCAGCGCCTCGGCCGCTCGATCCTGTTGGGCTTGGAGCTCCTGGTCGCCGCCGACATCATCAGGACCGTGGCGGTCACCCCGACCTGGGAGAGCGTCGCGGTGCTCGCCGGGATCGTCCTGATCCGAACCTTCCTGAGCTGGTCGCTGGAATTGGAGATCAGTGGCCGCTGGCCGTGGCAACAGCGCGGTGAAACGCCGACTCAGACGGGCTGA
- a CDS encoding cation transporter encodes MLQRLRVLLMAVPVSATRRAILSRRIRLFVLITITYNVIEAIVALTEGARVSSAALFGFGLDSTIEVASAAAVAWQFAGSDPQSREKVALRVISVAFYGLAATVAVDAARSLAGGTEPRHSPIGIGLAALSLAVMPVLSLAQRRAGRELGSRSAVADSKQTMLCTYLSAVLLAGLVLNGVFGLNWADPIAALVIAAVAVKEGRQAWRGQTCCAAAQHCG; translated from the coding sequence ATGTTGCAGCGACTGCGCGTGCTGCTGATGGCCGTCCCGGTAAGCGCCACACGACGCGCGATACTGAGCCGTCGAATCCGGCTGTTCGTCCTGATCACCATCACCTACAACGTGATCGAGGCGATCGTCGCGCTCACCGAGGGCGCGCGGGTGTCGTCGGCAGCACTGTTCGGTTTCGGTCTGGACTCCACCATCGAGGTTGCCTCCGCGGCCGCGGTGGCCTGGCAATTCGCCGGCTCCGACCCGCAGTCACGGGAAAAGGTGGCGCTGCGGGTGATTTCAGTGGCCTTCTACGGGCTGGCCGCCACCGTCGCCGTGGACGCCGCGCGCAGCCTTGCCGGCGGTACCGAGCCCAGACACTCTCCCATCGGCATCGGGCTCGCCGCACTGAGCCTGGCGGTCATGCCGGTGCTGTCGTTGGCGCAGCGGCGAGCCGGTCGAGAACTCGGATCACGTTCTGCGGTAGCCGATTCCAAGCAGACGATGCTGTGCACCTATCTTTCGGCGGTGCTACTGGCAGGCCTGGTCCTCAACGGCGTGTTCGGACTGAACTGGGCTGATCCGATCGCGGCGCTGGTGATCGCCGCCGTCGCGGTCAAAGAGGGTAGGCAGGCATGGCGAGGGCAGACCTGCTGCGCGGCGGCGCAACACTGCGGCTGA
- a CDS encoding ArsR/SmtB family transcription factor — protein MQTLTHIDALARFGHALADGTRSQILLSLLRGPGYPSELADRLGVSRQILSNHLSCLRGCGLVVAVSEGRRTRYELADVRIGRALEDLMDLVLAVDPGCCSDCACC, from the coding sequence GTGCAGACGCTGACCCATATCGATGCGCTGGCCCGCTTCGGGCATGCTCTCGCCGACGGCACCCGCAGCCAAATTCTGCTCAGTCTGCTCCGCGGACCGGGGTATCCGTCCGAGCTCGCCGACCGACTCGGCGTCTCGCGACAGATACTGTCCAACCATCTGAGCTGCTTGCGGGGTTGTGGTTTGGTGGTGGCGGTATCCGAGGGGCGACGTACCCGATACGAACTCGCCGATGTTCGCATCGGCCGGGCGCTCGAGGACCTGATGGACCTGGTTCTCGCGGTGGACCCGGGATGTTGCAGCGACTGCGCGTGCTGCTGA